A single Thiohalobacter thiocyanaticus DNA region contains:
- a CDS encoding DUF255 domain-containing protein encodes MHAWLCSVMVSLAGLCLAPGAVQAQAPGEGNRLADAASPYLQQHADNPVDWHPWGAAAFERARREDKFIFLSVGYSTCHWCHVMNRESFSDPAIATLLNDYAVSVKVDREERPEVDAVYMTALRQMTGRGGWPMNLLLTPDLDPFFAAVYLSPEQLAATLKEARSRWREDRPAIERRAARIMARVAQAHALPGEAAAQLPGKDVIARAVAGLEQEFDPFDGGFGPPPRFPLPSNLQLLLTHAERSGDARAREMLHATLDAMARGGIFDQVGGGFHRYAVDPQWRVPHFEKMLYDNAQLLQVYAHAWALTGEAANRRVAEAIVAWVRREMTGPDGLFHAAQDAEVAGVEGASYVWSRDQLRAVLAEAEYALAVQVWGVEGPPELDHGHVLHWPQGYAATAEALGLTPTRLQARLAPIRDQLLAVRLQRPQPHTDDKVITAWNGLMIEALADAGAALGRKDYIDQAAGAADALLRQLRDADGRLLHVARGGEARLPAYLDDYAATILGLLALDRVRDEARWRRAAGQLGDAMIAALWDPAGGFHYADAAVGHLVVQPRSRRDAALPAPNSLAARALAGLARQVDERFGAYAAATLRAFTPVLEEAPTAMPHMLRALAEYRAAGLDEGAAPPAQDFTPPDTADRLRVVARSEAEDPRRLILTLQLDPGWHVNASPASLEFLIPTRVSARAGGRELVLTADYPAGRPLAAGFEWPIRVYDDGTRIPLRLERAAPPGLELSVHAQACSDAGQCLAPARIPVLIETVGEAR; translated from the coding sequence ATGCATGCCTGGTTGTGTTCCGTCATGGTTTCCCTGGCCGGCCTGTGCCTGGCCCCGGGCGCGGTCCAGGCGCAGGCGCCGGGGGAGGGGAATCGGCTGGCCGATGCGGCCAGCCCCTACCTGCAGCAGCACGCCGACAACCCGGTGGACTGGCATCCCTGGGGCGCGGCAGCGTTCGAGCGGGCCCGGCGCGAGGACAAATTCATCTTCCTGTCCGTGGGCTACTCGACCTGCCACTGGTGTCACGTGATGAATCGCGAGTCCTTCAGTGATCCGGCGATCGCGACGCTGCTCAATGACTATGCGGTCAGCGTTAAGGTCGACCGCGAAGAGCGCCCGGAGGTGGATGCCGTCTACATGACCGCCCTGCGCCAGATGACCGGACGCGGCGGCTGGCCCATGAACCTGCTGCTCACACCGGATCTCGACCCCTTCTTTGCTGCCGTGTACCTGTCCCCGGAACAGCTGGCCGCCACCCTGAAGGAGGCGCGGAGCCGGTGGCGGGAGGACCGGCCCGCGATTGAGCGTCGCGCGGCCCGGATCATGGCGCGCGTCGCACAGGCCCATGCCCTTCCGGGCGAGGCGGCGGCACAGCTGCCCGGGAAGGACGTGATCGCGCGGGCGGTGGCCGGGCTGGAACAGGAGTTCGATCCCTTCGACGGCGGCTTCGGTCCGCCGCCGCGTTTTCCGCTGCCGTCCAACCTGCAGTTGCTGCTGACCCATGCTGAGCGCAGCGGCGACGCCAGGGCCCGCGAGATGCTCCACGCCACTCTGGATGCCATGGCGCGCGGCGGCATTTTCGATCAGGTCGGCGGGGGCTTCCATCGCTATGCCGTCGATCCGCAGTGGCGCGTGCCGCACTTCGAGAAGATGCTCTATGACAATGCCCAGCTGCTGCAGGTCTATGCGCATGCCTGGGCGCTGACCGGCGAGGCGGCCAATCGCCGGGTCGCCGAGGCCATCGTGGCCTGGGTGAGGCGGGAGATGACCGGCCCGGACGGGCTGTTCCATGCGGCGCAGGATGCCGAGGTGGCCGGCGTGGAGGGTGCTTCCTATGTCTGGTCCCGGGATCAGCTGCGGGCGGTGCTGGCCGAGGCGGAGTATGCCCTGGCCGTTCAGGTCTGGGGCGTGGAGGGACCGCCCGAGCTGGATCATGGCCATGTGCTGCACTGGCCGCAGGGCTATGCGGCGACGGCCGAGGCCCTGGGGTTGACGCCGACCCGGCTGCAGGCGCGTCTGGCGCCGATCCGCGACCAGCTGCTCGCGGTCCGCCTGCAGCGTCCGCAGCCGCACACCGATGACAAGGTCATCACGGCCTGGAACGGCCTGATGATCGAGGCGCTGGCGGATGCCGGCGCGGCGCTGGGGCGCAAGGACTATATCGACCAGGCGGCGGGTGCCGCCGATGCCCTGCTGCGGCAGCTGCGGGACGCCGACGGCCGTCTGCTGCATGTGGCCCGCGGCGGGGAAGCCCGGCTGCCGGCCTATCTCGATGACTATGCCGCCACCATTCTCGGACTGCTGGCGCTGGACCGGGTGCGCGACGAGGCGCGCTGGCGGCGTGCCGCCGGACAGTTGGGCGATGCGATGATCGCCGCGCTCTGGGATCCGGCCGGCGGCTTCCACTATGCCGATGCCGCCGTCGGGCACCTGGTCGTGCAGCCCAGGTCGCGTCGCGATGCCGCCCTGCCCGCACCCAACAGCCTGGCCGCGCGCGCCCTCGCCGGCCTGGCGCGACAGGTCGATGAGCGCTTCGGTGCCTATGCCGCCGCGACCCTGCGCGCCTTCACGCCCGTACTGGAGGAGGCGCCCACGGCCATGCCCCACATGCTCCGGGCGCTGGCCGAATACCGTGCGGCGGGGCTCGATGAGGGCGCAGCGCCGCCGGCGCAGGATTTCACGCCGCCGGACACGGCCGACCGGCTGCGGGTGGTGGCCCGGTCCGAGGCAGAGGATCCGCGCCGGCTGATCCTGACCCTGCAACTGGATCCCGGCTGGCACGTCAATGCCTCACCGGCCTCGCTGGAGTTCCTGATACCGACCCGGGTCAGCGCCCGCGCCGGCGGCCGCGAACTGGTACTGACGGCCGATTACCCCGCCGGCCGGCCGCTGGCGGCCGGCTTCGAATGGCCCATCCGGGTCTATGACGACGGCACGCGCATCCCACTGCGACTTGAGCGGGCCGCGCCGCCGGGGCTGGAGTTGAGCGTGCATGCCCAGGCCTGCAGCGACGCCGGACAGTGCCTGGCGCCGGCACGCATCCCGGTGCTGATCGAGACGGTCGGTGAGGCCCGCTGA
- a CDS encoding cbb3-type cytochrome c oxidase subunit I, whose protein sequence is MSEVDAKGAPDPARRASAPVLAYLVTAGAVVLLMMAFGLLMRLAQGGLLQLGPDTFYELLTLHGAGMVGIAALASVAVMWHFLGQYVRLSRGMFIANLVLFLAGVVMILASVLAGGFAGAWTFLYPLPARPMGVWDTQAAALFVGGLLVIGTGFLLLYLDAARAILGQYGNLGRALGWPQLFGRDDGRAPPVAVVASTMVLIINSIGITVGAAILAMTLINLYVPAFAIDPLLAKNMTYFFGHVFINATIYMAVIAVYEILPRHTGRPWKSNKVVLAAWNASLIMVMTNYPHHLLMDFAMPQWALVAGQVISYASGLPVLVVTVFGALTNVYRSGIRWDLTSGLLLLSMFGWGAGVIPAIIDATVVINQVMHNTMWVPGHFHTYLLLGMLPMVLGFMYFLTGDRQTAAGRGLDRIGFWVFAVAGLGFVLAFLAGGQAGAPRRYAEHLAQWLPYDRAGALFAALVLAATLVFVGRFLLRLGQARSRAV, encoded by the coding sequence ATGAGTGAAGTCGATGCCAAGGGCGCGCCGGATCCCGCGCGGCGCGCATCCGCGCCGGTACTGGCCTACCTGGTCACGGCCGGGGCGGTGGTGCTGCTGATGATGGCCTTCGGGCTGCTGATGCGCCTGGCCCAGGGCGGGTTGCTGCAACTCGGACCCGATACCTTCTATGAACTGCTGACACTGCACGGCGCCGGCATGGTGGGCATCGCCGCGCTCGCCAGCGTGGCGGTGATGTGGCACTTCCTGGGCCAGTATGTGCGCTTGTCGCGCGGCATGTTCATCGCCAACCTGGTGCTGTTCCTGGCCGGAGTGGTGATGATCCTGGCCAGCGTGCTGGCCGGCGGCTTCGCCGGCGCCTGGACCTTCCTGTATCCGCTGCCGGCCCGGCCCATGGGGGTGTGGGACACCCAGGCCGCAGCCCTGTTCGTGGGCGGGCTGCTGGTGATCGGCACCGGCTTCCTGCTGCTGTATCTGGATGCGGCGCGTGCCATCCTCGGGCAATACGGCAACCTGGGCCGCGCCCTGGGCTGGCCGCAGCTGTTCGGTCGCGACGACGGCCGGGCGCCGCCGGTGGCGGTGGTGGCCAGCACCATGGTGCTGATCATCAACAGTATCGGCATCACCGTCGGCGCGGCCATCCTCGCCATGACCCTGATCAACCTCTATGTGCCGGCCTTCGCGATCGATCCGCTGCTGGCCAAGAACATGACCTACTTCTTCGGGCATGTGTTCATCAACGCCACCATCTACATGGCCGTGATCGCCGTCTACGAGATCCTGCCGCGCCATACCGGTCGGCCCTGGAAGTCGAACAAGGTGGTGCTGGCGGCCTGGAACGCCTCGCTGATCATGGTGATGACCAATTATCCGCATCATCTGCTGATGGACTTCGCCATGCCGCAGTGGGCGCTGGTGGCCGGCCAGGTGATCTCCTACGCCAGCGGTCTGCCGGTGCTGGTGGTGACCGTGTTCGGCGCGCTCACCAATGTCTACCGGTCCGGTATCCGCTGGGACCTGACTTCCGGTCTGCTGCTGCTGTCGATGTTCGGCTGGGGGGCGGGCGTGATCCCGGCCATCATCGACGCCACCGTGGTGATCAATCAGGTGATGCATAACACCATGTGGGTGCCGGGGCATTTCCATACCTATCTGCTGCTGGGCATGCTGCCCATGGTGTTGGGCTTCATGTATTTCCTGACCGGCGACCGGCAGACCGCCGCCGGCCGCGGCCTGGACCGGATCGGTTTCTGGGTGTTCGCCGTGGCGGGGCTGGGTTTCGTGCTGGCCTTTCTGGCCGGCGGGCAGGCCGGCGCGCCGCGCCGCTATGCCGAACACCTGGCCCAGTGGCTGCCCTATGACCGCGCCGGTGCGTTGTTCGCCGCGCTGGTGCTGGCGGCCACCCTGGTGTTCGTCGGCCGGTTCCTGCTGCGCCTGGGCCAGGCCCGGAGCCGGGCGGTATGA
- a CDS encoding SCO family protein: MRCSLLTALAVTLLGVAVLAWGTDGFRAFTDEGARRLAVHTSPRPLPAVTLQDQSGRRFALADLQGRLLAVEFIYVNCPSVCRALGQAFQRVRDALPASVPGRELMLLSISFDPERDHPARLADYAARYHADGEAWRVARVEDPDELQALLHSFGIVVIPDGFGGFEHNAALHLVDRDGRLVRIEDYDRPLAFVERVREWL; this comes from the coding sequence ATGAGGTGCAGCCTGCTCACGGCGCTGGCGGTGACGCTGCTCGGTGTCGCTGTTCTGGCCTGGGGCACGGACGGCTTCCGTGCCTTCACCGACGAGGGCGCGCGGCGCCTTGCCGTGCACACCAGCCCCCGGCCGCTGCCCGCGGTGACGCTGCAGGACCAGAGCGGCCGGCGCTTTGCGCTGGCTGATCTGCAGGGCCGGTTGCTGGCGGTGGAGTTCATCTATGTGAACTGTCCGAGCGTGTGCCGGGCCCTGGGGCAGGCCTTCCAGCGGGTGCGCGATGCCCTGCCGGCGTCCGTGCCGGGCCGGGAACTGATGTTGCTCAGCATCAGTTTCGATCCCGAGCGCGACCACCCGGCGCGGCTGGCCGATTATGCGGCACGCTACCATGCGGACGGCGAGGCCTGGCGGGTGGCGCGGGTTGAGGATCCGGACGAGTTGCAGGCCCTGCTGCACAGCTTCGGCATCGTGGTCATTCCCGACGGCTTCGGCGGCTTCGAGCACAATGCGGCCCTGCACCTGGTCGACCGCGACGGGCGGCTGGTGCGGATAGAGGATTACGACCGGCCGCTGGCCTTCGTTGAGCGGGTGCGGGAATGGCTGTGA
- a CDS encoding VPLPA-CTERM sorting domain-containing protein, which yields MKRVAVALGTAWLYASAVSAAPLGLTQQFPDIQTSDLNISYDAGTGSLSANQPTFAMFTYSDGITSTQYYDWTYSLTASLDSGTGTLTSGSLEIQDGSSVTQLSGSLTAFGYTDAGSKDVFEFLFDVTGGALAGDFGALGGIIIVTDTSDFTGDFGIDFTAASTSNDTFAAVVPVPAAVWLFGSGLLGLAAAARRRH from the coding sequence ATGAAACGGGTTGCCGTCGCGCTGGGAACGGCCTGGCTGTATGCCTCAGCAGTCAGCGCGGCCCCATTGGGCCTGACGCAGCAGTTCCCGGATATCCAGACCTCGGATCTGAACATCAGCTATGACGCCGGCACGGGCAGCCTTAGCGCGAACCAGCCCACCTTCGCCATGTTCACCTATTCCGACGGCATCACCTCGACCCAGTACTATGACTGGACCTATTCATTGACCGCCAGCCTGGACAGCGGCACCGGCACCCTGACCTCCGGCAGCCTGGAGATCCAGGACGGGTCCAGCGTCACCCAACTCAGCGGCAGCCTCACCGCCTTCGGTTACACCGATGCAGGCAGCAAAGACGTATTCGAATTCCTGTTCGACGTGACCGGCGGCGCTCTGGCCGGCGACTTCGGCGCGCTGGGCGGCATCATCATCGTGACTGACACCAGCGACTTCACCGGAGACTTCGGTATCGATTTCACTGCCGCCAGCACGTCCAACGACACCTTCGCCGCCGTCGTCCCGGTACCGGCCGCCGTCTGGCTGTTCGGCAGCGGCCTGCTGGGCCTGGCCGCCGCCGCCCGACGCCGGCACTGA
- a CDS encoding uracil-DNA glycosylase family protein, producing MQGPPVIGTAVLSPIMLIGQAPGGKEIHLHRPFAWTAGKTLFQWFAGIGLEEEAFRRRVYMAAVCRCFPGKKTRGGDRVPAPEEIANCSTWLETELTLLRPQLIIPVGRLAISRFMPFRKLTEVIGTIHHHSVQGRPTDVLPLPHPSGASTWHRTDPGRELLAQALQRLARHPAWRRVCAQQDDDKAADSQGHPGRL from the coding sequence ATGCAGGGACCCCCGGTCATCGGCACCGCGGTGCTCTCGCCCATCATGCTGATCGGTCAGGCCCCCGGCGGCAAGGAGATCCATCTGCACCGTCCCTTCGCCTGGACCGCAGGCAAGACCCTGTTCCAGTGGTTTGCCGGCATCGGCCTGGAAGAGGAAGCCTTCCGCCGGCGCGTCTACATGGCCGCGGTGTGTCGTTGTTTTCCAGGCAAGAAGACCCGGGGCGGCGACCGGGTGCCGGCCCCGGAGGAGATCGCCAACTGCAGTACCTGGCTGGAAACCGAACTCACCCTGCTGCGCCCGCAGTTGATCATACCGGTCGGCCGGCTCGCCATCAGCCGCTTCATGCCGTTCCGGAAACTGACCGAGGTCATCGGCACCATCCACCACCATTCGGTGCAGGGACGGCCCACCGACGTGCTGCCGCTGCCGCATCCCTCCGGCGCCTCCACCTGGCACCGCACCGACCCGGGCCGGGAACTGCTGGCGCAGGCACTGCAACGGCTGGCACGGCATCCGGCCTGGCGGCGGGTGTGCGCCCAGCAGGATGACGACAAAGCCGCCGACAGCCAGGGCCATCCCGGACGGCTGTAA